The Silene latifolia isolate original U9 population chromosome Y, ASM4854445v1, whole genome shotgun sequence sequence TTCCCGACTTTCAACCTATTTCAATCTCAAGATAAATCGCAGCCAGCTGGTTCTCCGGAATGTCCTAATGCACCTGTTGTTTCCCCCCGTCTGCTGCTCCTGAATCAGTTCACATAGTCCACCATGCTACCAACATAGAGAACAAGAGAGACGTAGTTATTCCAAATGTATACAAGTCACCCTTTATTCAAAGGAATATATCTATGTTTTATGAATTGAGCCAACCGGAGAAAGATGTTTCTGACTTGGTTTTTGAGGAGGGATCTGATGATAAGTATTTTATAATCTTTTTTTTTACAACCTATTTCAATCTCAAGTTAAATGTTTAATCGTGATCAGTTTGTGGGGTAATTCTTTAATATATCAGAATGTATCTATATTTTTTGTTTAATGTTTCTGACTGTCTTGTTATATTCAGCGAGGTATTGTTCAGGAATCGTTTGTTCCAGCTAAGAAGATACGATTTAAAGTCCTTTATCTCAGACACAACTATTTCTACAAATGTGATAAATGCATGGGCTAATATATTGAACAAGCGAGAGGAGTTAAAAGCTGCCTCATCCCCTTTGCGTTTATACACTTTTGTTACTCATAATGTAAGTTATCCTATGATTGATCTATGTTTGTTTTAACCTTTAGCTTTAATCAATGATGTGTTTTCCTATATAGGTAATCTTGCATTAATATGCTATCGTCCTACCtgattttattatttttgttgaatATGTTTAACTTTAGGGAATTAGATGTGAAAATATAACCGAATACGATAAAGTCGAACTGGTGAGCTTCAAATATGTCTTTTTTATTTTTAGTAACATTCGTCAGTTTTGTCCATTTTATGTTTCCACTAAGGCTAATATATGTGTTTCAAAACCAGATGTTGTTCCCATTTACACTCCGTGAGCCGCATCTGATTTGTGTTAACATGGTGTCGCGAAAGATTGAAGTCATTCATCCTATGCGTCTTAATTCAGTAGACTTCTCTGATTCTGTTCGCATGGTGGTGAGAATATGATTTTGCGCATACCAGTTTACTTTGTCAAACGTTGGATTTAGATTTTTTCACTCCGTTAATGTTTCTGATGGTAATCTGACTTTTTCAGAGGGATTTTGTTCGATGTGACATGACCCCTAAATCATCCAGATTTAAGGCAGTCCAGTTTTACTCATGTGAAGAATTCGTCCCCAAAACGCATGTGATTTACGTCGTGGACGATGGCATTTATCTGATGTGTTACATGGAGATATATACGGGGTGCcgccaaatgctcaaaactcaggTCATAAATGTAAGATACGTCCTTTTTTAGTCTATGTACGTTTAAGAAATAAGTAATCACAACTTTCTCATTAACAAGTTTTACACATATTGAATCATCCAGTCTAGATCAGGGGCTGCAATTGGCAAGGTCCTTCTTAAACACAAGATAAAGTACTGTTTTGCTATTTTGTCGTGCCCTCAGAACGAATTATCAAAACAACTTTTGATGGCTGCGAAGCGTCTCAACGTGAAATCCGGGCAAGCacccatatttttttttttatgtttgcaaGTGATCGTTAATCTTACTAATTATATTTtcctttttcgtttttttaaagGAAACAAGCGGCTTTACAGGAAGTGGAATATACTGATACGCACCTATTAGACTACGTGTTCCTTCTACGTGCGGGAGAATCAGCTAAAGAGTAATGTTTCATCCTTTTAGCATGTTTACCTTGTCAACCTTATATGCGTTGTTAGAAATAGCACATACTGAGCTTTTTCGTTGGTGTATACGTTATTTTTGTAGTGACATAGTCGTCGAGTCAAGCTTTGGGCAAGTAACAAAAGAGGGCATGTGCTCTCTGAGACCTCGGAAATGGGTTGCGGATATGGTATGGTCAGTTCTTAATTTTCATACGTGTTTCTTTCTATTTTATGTAGTATACAACAACACTCGTTTTTTCAATTTAGGTGATCGATATGTTCGGGATCTATTCAACTATGCTCAAGCCAGATTTGTTGTATATCCCATCAACCGCACGTGTGAGTGTTACCCTTTTCATCTGTGATTCACTTAATATTATCAGTTTGTATGTTTGACTTACTAATCGATATGTTTGTCTATTTTAGCATCTCAATCCTCAACGAGATAAAAATCTTGGTCGCAATTacatcaaaacatcatatatGCCTAAAGATGGGGTGTGTGTGAAAGTTGTAAGTATATTGTTCTGTCTTTTTAAATGTGGGTATGTAACACTctgtatttttcgtttatgaaGATCAAACTCATTTCATTCATACCATACGTCTTGTAATTTTGTCAACAGATTTTTATACCCATTATTGATAACGAACACTGGTTTCTTATCGTGTGTGATCTGGAGATGAAGACGAACTATATTCTGAACTCACTACGTCCTAAGGATATCCGGGCTGACACTGAACTTGCTGCGGAAGTggtatatttttattaatattctAAATGTTTTCGTTCAGAAAATGCTTTCCTTAATGATTCATAACTAATAGGTTCAATGTATCGTTTTGTTCTAGGCTAGTAATGTCTTCCAGATCTTATGCCGGTCCAAAGGGTACAAGCATCTTGTAGGGGTGCCTCTAGCTAAGTTTTCGACCCTTAATGTTCCTCAACAGCAAAATATGTAAGTACACATGTTTTTTTATTTACTTATCACCTGAGTACGTCACACTAAGTCAGTTGCTAGGTACATTTAATGCAGTATGTGCGTCGCGACGATATGTCCCatgtttttatttgatttttgtatgCTGGACATAAGGTGTTTGTGCACGGATGATATAGTAAGACCGCCTGTGTTGGTACTTATTTTAGTTTTGTTTGGTGAAAGTTTGATTGCGGCGTTCATGTTATCAAGTGGTTAGAAGCTGGACGCAACCGAGATCTGTGGGAAGACAAGAGCAACTTTAAGGCTGCATATAGGAAGGACGTCGCGCTCAAATTTTTACGTTGGCAGGAGAACAAGCGTCAGGTATTCAAAATTAATCTCATTTTTCATTTGTCTTTATCGTCAGATTTAACTAATCACATATATTTAAGTACAAGGTTTACATCGTTTTTTTCTCATGGCTGATATGTAGGTTTACTAAAAGTCATGGAAGCGGCTTTGCGTTTGGCAGGAATGTGGCAGGATTGTGGCTGACATGTAGGCTTACTAAAAGTCATGTATATCttatggactttgtgatggtgTAATTGGGGTTCTGTTGCATTGTAATAACTTCGTTTACGGTTATCTGAGTATCGCCGACATTTGTGTTCATGATGCGTCTTTTGAAATGCCTTTGGTTCATGTTGTTTTCATCTGTGGCATCCTGTTGGATATGGAATCATGATAGTTTTGACAGTTTGTAATGGAAGGGCATCGCCCCTACTTTTTGTGGATAATATATAGGATATGCATCCCATTCTGTCTATTTGTGTTTAGACAAATGGTGGTGTCTATGTGGCAATGGGCTGGAAATTGGGCAACCTCTTCTTTTTCTATGTAGCAATGGTCTGAAAAATTAATCGTCATACAATATTACACTACTAAGTACGCTCATCATATAAAACATGTGCAACAATCGTGTTAATATACACGCTTGTTTACTTTTGCACATAGACACAACAGCAATCGTGATAACATATTAATAATATATACTTACACAACCCACCAACAACCGAATATTTTTTTTTAGTGGGTTAAAAATGAAATCATCAGGTAATAGATAATTAGATGTCATACAATATTATGTTTTTGTCTATGGAACTTAAATTCGCGAATCATTGTTTATTAATATTTTACGCTACTTATTTACACATATAATACTAATAGGTACGCTTCTCGTGTAAAACATGTGCAACAGTCGTGTTAATATACACACTTTTTGTCCTTTGCACATAAATAGGAAATCATCAGTTATTGGACAATAGCTGAAAGTTCACTTTTTACCAATTCACATATAAAAAACGAGCAGATTCAATATCTTGTGATATacgaataataaaaaataaaagacatacaaaagaaaaaaaaaatatcaaaataaaaaatgatcaaaaatcacatagaacaGCTCAAAAATGAAGTCTTCAATCATTCTGCCATTAATCAATATCTTTGTGTTTGTGATGCTCAACTATTTTCGTTGTTCAATCCTGAAACAAAAAAAGGATATCAAACATTAATGGTTACAAATTTTTGTACATACAACAATACTATTTCTTAATCAAGTACCATCTTACAAATTCAATCTGCTTTCCATATTCTCTAATAATGAATACACCACAAATATTAGCGTACCTGTATGAATGGAATCATACTCTCCCAGGACAATTCCGACTATCATGAAATCCTAATTCTCCACAAGCCTTGCATTTTCTGGGCGCTTTCTTCTGTTCTTTCATAGCTTTTTCCTTTTGGGACAGCATTCGTTTTCCAGACCCTTTCGTCTTTCACTGAATAGGAGGCAAGACAACCACTTCTGTTGGTATTTTTGTTCCTAACAGCATCTCAAGTTCCCTAGTCTTGTTCCTCATCCTATCACCTGTGTTACTAGTACTACTACATTCTGACGTACTGGTTTGTGCGCTTATCTTGTCTTTGAAACCTTTCAGAATGCCCATTAAGTCATCCACATACTCAGGTTTTTGTTCAGCGAGTGTCACAAACGAGAACACCTCGGACCATAGGGTACCAATTTTGTGCCGTCTAACATCTAATGAGTTACAATCTTCAATTAAAGTATGTGGCACATTATTACAAATCGGCTGACATGTTGCCAATTTGCTCCATCTACTTAACAGATACTGATCTGGAACATTGTCAAGGCCTTGTTCTTTCAACACATAAAACCCATGACGGCACAAAATTCCATGTCTCTCGAACTTTTTACAGGTGCAGTTCACTTTCATTTCGTTAAAGATAAAGTTAACATAGTAAACCTTGTCTTCTTCACGATCAATAATGGGGATTCTGTCATTGGTAGTAACCACTAAAATTTTAACACCACAGGTGAAACAAGCAGCCACCCACTCGTTTTTAAATTCAGAAAACATCACTGGGGTGTAGAACTCAGAAGCGTGTTTTTCCAAAGGGTGAGGCGTTTCTAGATAAAGGAAGGAGTTTTTTGACTCGGCTATTAATTTGGACTGTTTCCATCGTTGAGCGTCCATAGCACTTTCAAACCTCATAAGAAACTCAACCAAAGTTAAGTTTGGGTTCATGAAATTTCAGAAAAAGCTATTCTCGGACTCAGACCTGGACGTGGTTCTCATTAGTCCAcccataaataaatccctgaaatATGCTGGGATCCAAGAATCCCTTTTGTCAAACATCGTATCTAACCATTTATTGTCGGTCAGCCCGTATGAGGATATAACTGAGCACCACCGTTCCTCAAACTCAGACGGTTCGATATCTTCTGCCCAAACACAGGAGCACAATTCTTTCAAGTTAGTTTCTCTATATAGCGTAGTTCCGATCTTGTCTGGCAGCTttttcatgatatgccacatgcaatatctgtgCTGAGTTTTATCCCCGAACACTGTTTTAACCCCTTCTTTTATGCCTCTATCTTGATCAGTAATTATGCACACAGGATACTTATTGCTCATTGCGCTCAGAAAATTCCGAAACAACCATACGAAATCGTCATCAGTCTCTTTCCTTATAAGTCCTGCTCCAAATGTCACACATTTTTTGTGATGGTCAACCCCCGTGAAAGGTGCAAATATCATTTTATATGTGTTCATATTAAACGTCGTGTCAAAAGACGTCATATCACCAACGAGACTGTAGTTCTTTATAGCTATAGGGTCAAACCAACAAACCCTAGATAGTCGTCCACGATCGTCAACATCAAAATCAAATTAGTACGAACTACACATGGCTTTTTTGTGCATGAAATTTTCAATCATTATTTGCGCGTCATACCCTTTAATAAATTTCTTCACATCCCTCCAAAAAATTTTGAAGTCCTCGAGTGATGCCCCTACATTTTGATACCATTTCACGTACTCTTTGAACATCCCAAAGCTTTGAACAGGCCCCTTATTCACTTTAGAATTCTCAAAAATCATGATTTTATGTACAAAAGTTAATTCTCGTGACTCGGTCAAATGCACCACTGTGTTTGGTGTTGAGAGGAGGTGGGTGTGACCTTCATGAAAGTCAGCAATCACatattgtcctttttcatttcttCGAAAAAAATCTTTTCATTACATAAAATTCTAGTTCTCTGTCTCTTTTTTTACCTTCCCTCAAGGCTTACTTTCTCAAATTTTTACCGCACACACAAGATTTAGTCATGACAACCCCGTCTATGTTTCGTTGCGTCGACTTCCTTATTTTAAAACCAGAATTAGCAGCATAAGCCTTATAGAATTCTAGCCCATCCTCTAGTTTATCAAAGAGCGTACCCAAAACAGGCTTCAATTCTGGCGCACATACAGGTATTCTTTCCTTCGAGGTTGTCTCGATGATTGGTGAGCCTGCATCTATGCACGCTATACTGAAGAGAACATATGGGTATAAGCGTGAGTTCAAATAAGCGATGCACAAAAAATATAATTTCAGTGTACGCTAATTTAGTCAAAAGCACAAAATCAATTAGAAAACAAAAAACCACGAGAAATTAACACGTAAATTTGTGCCGATCGCCGACATATCGTATTTTTATTATCGACTACTTAACGTAGACGTCAAGATACACCAATCACGTCTAATAATGACGACATAGGCAGAAAGTCAAATGCTTATTATGACACGAATCGGTATATCCCTTAATTATAATTCTAGATACGCTGCTGAAAAACACAGACGCATCAACTATACTAATGGATACGCTATTCATATACGCTTGTTAATTAAGGGCGGTTTCGTTATTCTACCAGGGACGTTTTTCATATAAGACAATTACATCAATTATACTAATATACATGCTATTGAACTACACAGAATATTGTATAACGTGCATAAGAAACATGATCAGCAAGTGTAATAATCAACTCTCAAACAAATTGCATATCACATACACTAACCAGACCGGTAAGACAACTGTTCTTATCCATCAGACTCATCGATTTATAATACCAATCAGGCTAATGAAACATGATCAGCAAGCGTAATAATCTGTCTTCCTATGTTTAAATTAGTATGAATACGCATCAAATATATCAATAGATACATCAATCAAACGATTTTAATGAAACGATTTATAAAAAAGGCTATCTCAACTGATTTGCAGATGTACATACCTAGATGAGATGATGACTGCACGATATCATTTCTAACAGCTGGAACAATCGCATCAGTATGTTTCCCCAAATCGCTAAAACCCTCAACATCCATAATTTTCTACGATTGAAATAATACTGGAATGCCAATCGAAATCACAAAATCGATTGTTCATGCATCAATCACACAAAATCAATCCGAAAAATATTATAACCGTACATCCATTAGATGATCAACGTCATTGATTATGATCAATTTCGTCAATTTTGGCAGCTGTAGCTTTATGGTTTTCGCGGAATTTTCTATGTTTTTCGCAGaaatatttgttttgatttgggggaaaagttTTGGaaagtagagagagaaagagatattttggatttttttgtcAAAATAGGCAGGTTACTCACGTGTGAACGAGGTACGTATCCCGTGCTATTTTTTGTTTAAAATCCTACTATTGttggtcgttctcaccgtttgcaccgagtgttcgttctcaccggatcccgcctctttctctctctctctatatatatataatatatatatataatatatatatatatatatagatagatagatagatagatagatagatagatagatagatagatagagagagagaaagagatagagagagagagagagatagaagGGGGGAGGGGGGGGAGAGAGAAACTAAGTCCACTATATCCttttaagtccataagtcctcatctAGGCCCTTGGATGATGAAGATGGATGGCTAAGATGAACATCCAAAAAGGGTGGTTAAGGGCCTAATTTAACACACTTTCtactccttcactaatccacacTAAttaatgagtgtaactttagtcaaaaatattattactttttacgagtataacttcggtgtttttacgagtgtaactttaatactcAGTAGTGGAACTTcagtgttttacgagtataactttaattcaaAATAGTGCAATTTTATACTAAAAATTGATTTTGAcgtatatttttttattttaagacaagtttacggCATTTCAGTATTTTTTAAGTGTAACTTcagtgttttacgagtataactttaattttaaATAGTGCAATTTTATACTAAAAAGTGATTTTGACGTAtatttttttgactttttgtaattttgagacaagtttacgacatttcagtattttttaAAGTGTAACTTcagtgttttacgagtataactttaatccaaaatagtgcaactttatactccctccgtaccagaccaaaggtaacacttactataaacggacgtaccacaccaaaggtaacattccttatttggcccacaacattactaagttatccttatacccatgtgatatttacacaaaatgccattacataccTCACCTATCaactcacaattaaacccacaattacataccccacctatttttttcccctttttttttggtgaaaatgtgaatATCATTAAAAACAATCAAAGTACACCATACATTTCTTCAACCTCATAACAAGCTAAGCTACTTAATCTAGTACATTAAGGTGTTGTAGCCAAGCCATACACTTCAATCTCCCCTTACCAAAATCTCCTTTGTTCACTCTACATTTAACCAATTGCTGAACACCCTTCACTACACGTTTTGGCTGAGTAATGTACTGCTCCAACCTACATTTGTTCCTACATTCCCAGATGCTATATATGAGACCAGATATTGCCGCCATAACCACCTGCTTTTTCAGCAGTGAACAGCATCTCTAACGAATGATCCAATCCATCACATCTCCCTGCCACTAAATCTGTAGCCAAGCCTGCAAAAGCAGCAGACACTGCAAACTAAACGAGCATTCAAAGAACAAATGCCTGTGTGTTTCCAGATGCAGTCCACACAAATAGCACAGACCAGCAGTACAGACACCAAACTTATGCAGCCTATCTTGAGTTAAGAAACGCTACTGAACAAAAATCCAAGTACTAAAGTTGTGCTTGGGAACCCAAACTCTATTCCAAACCATAGGTACCCAATCCTTCTTTTTACAGGGACCAAGTAACCATGTATAACTCTTCTGAATAGAGTAGTTTCCATCCCAAGCTCCATTCAAAAAACCAGGCTTAAGTATGTCCTTAATCTTGCAAATCTTTCTCCACGTCCAACTAGTATTCTGAGTAGGCTCATACAACCACCAATCACATTGATTTATATAAATGTGATGCACCCATTAAACCCATAGACTATCCTTCTTACTATGAATCCACCACGCATATTTGCCAATTAGAGCAACATTCCACAGATGGCAGTTAATTATACCCAAACCACCCTGCTCCTTGGGTAGGCAGCAAGTCTCCCAAGCAACAGGAGGAGAATGCTTATACTCAGCACTCCCTGCCCACAGGTAATTCCTGCATATACTCTCCACCTTGTGaatgactccttttggtaagaatAAAATCCTAGCCCAATACACATGCATCTGAGTTAGGACAGCTTTAACCAAAACCAGCCTACCAGCATAGCTTAGGTGTTTAGCTCCCCACCCTCTAATCCTTGCTACAATTTTTTCCCcttttacccttactttttccaccttttcttCAATACTCCATTTTttcctacgttacctttggtgtggtacggagggagtactaaaaagtgattttaacgtatttttttaactttttgtaattttaagacaagtgtACGACATTTCAGTAGTTTTTAGAGTACaactttagtgttttacgagtgtaactttaatccaaaatagtGCAACTTTAAACTAAAAAGAGATTTTTGACGGAtatttttttgactttttgtaattttaagacaggTTTATGATATTTCAGTattttttagagtgtaacttcagtattttacgagtataactttaatctaaaatagtgcaactttatactaaaaagtgattttgacgtatgtttttttttactttttgtaattttaagacaagtgtACGACATTTCAGTagtttttagagtgtaactttagtgtttacgagtgtaactttaataaaaaatagtgcaactttaaactaaaaagagattttgacggatattttttttgactttttgtaatttcaagacaagtttacgacatttcattatcttttagagtgtaactttggtgttttacgagtgtaactttaatccaaatttatgtaactttattcttttttgataaattaattggaatttatttaattttaagtcAAGTTTATATAATTTTAGTCATATTGTATTTTTAGttctttttgtataacttttgttccAAATTGTGTAACtctagtccaaatttgtgtaattttagtccaaaattaattggaatttatttaattttaaaacaagtttatataatttgtcctagtgtaactttagtcctttttgtataaatttagtccaaaattgtgtaactttagtccaaaatcatgtaactttagtccaaatttaaattCATATTTTAAACCAACACAATACCAAGACGAGGTTGAAGTTGGCACATAATGCAATTGAAGTTGCGCATAATgacattgaagttgcacataatgccaTTGAAATATACAGTGAAGTTGCAAATATtgccattgaagttgcacatattgccactgaagttgcgcataatgggcaatgaagttgcacataatgccaTTGAAATTACAAATAACTAGGTTtatgacccgtgaaattcacaggtttatctgttttagttttgatatttttatcgtattgttaatatttgttcgagcaattagttgttgaatccatttaaaaatatacagtcttgaaatacatagaaattagttagttaatatcTTATTTCTTTGACcactttggttttttttttaaatcaaatcctgcaagtgacaatgtggtagctactaattttgagaaacttgacaacacagcaatgacaaagacgactcattatatatacgtttgttttactccgcaatataataaagtgagttttttaaatattaaaagttgaaaccatccgtATATGATAAATTCCGTATGGAAAACTCTTTAATGacgccttataaggttgtaaactcaatacctatgtatagtcatctccaaattatttccagacctctccatcaaccctcctatagaaatatctttgaagtcttatcaccacgtgcatgcttcaaatattatttacatccgaaaaacatttattatatccATAGAAAAATATGAGATACGATTCAACGGTATAgtcggtatctactccatgtattacgaattaaatttttatttcatttactcaataatctaaaaaactatattccctaaatccgaattccaaaaggttcataaaattttttaagttccttattactatttcaaaaatttgatccatctcttgttatacttatgtccatgatcctatataaaaataaaaataatattaaagactataaaataTCTATTCCGGTTTTGAAAATAAAAACACATATACTTAAAAATATACagattagaatttagaaaccatactatttaat is a genomic window containing:
- the LOC141630109 gene encoding protein FAR1-RELATED SEQUENCE 9-like; this encodes MDAQRWKQSKLIAESKNSFLYLETPHPLEKHASEFYTPVMFSEFKNEWVAACFTCGVKILVVTTNDRIPIIDREEDKVYYVNFIFNEMKVNCTCKKFERHGILCRHGFYVLKEQGLDNVPDQYLLSRWSKLATCQPICNNVPHTLIEDCNSLDVRRHKIGTLWSEVFSFVTLAEQKPEYVDDLMGILKGFKDKISAQTSTSECSSTSNTGDRMRNKTRELEMLLGTKIPTEVVVLPPIQ
- the LOC141630110 gene encoding protein FAR1-RELATED SEQUENCE 5-like, producing MIFAPFTGVDHHKKCVTFGAGLIRKETDDDFVWLFRNFLSAMSNKYPVCIITDQDRGIKEGVKTVFGDKTQHRYCMWHIMKKLPDKIGTTLYRETNLKELCSCVWAEDIEPSEFEERWCSVISSYGLTDNKWLDTMFDKRDSWIPAYFRDLFMGGLMRTTSRSESENSFF